From Poecile atricapillus isolate bPoeAtr1 chromosome 11, bPoeAtr1.hap1, whole genome shotgun sequence, one genomic window encodes:
- the LOC131583170 gene encoding atherin-like has protein sequence MPARPAAHSAAAAASRAEAPSAAMGEGAGTGSGGRGAGGRPPPRPCPSAQAPCAAPPRCPWPRPAVPEPPPCGPRRSPRDAAVGRGHREPRWDPGREPAPAAPPRSGTAARPAPSLEAFQARGQGPRAGIPH, from the exons ATGCCCGCCCGGCCCGCTGCTCacagcgccgccgccgccgccagccgCGCCGAGGCGCCCAGCGCCGCCATGGGGGAAGGGGCAGGGACGGGAAGCggagggaggggagcggggggcCGCCCgcctccccggccctgcccctCGGCACAGGCGCCGTGTGCGGCCCCGCCGCGCTGCCCCTGGCCCCGCCCGGCCGtgccggagccgccgccgtGCGGCCCCCGCCGCAGCCCCCGGGACGCGgccgtggggagggggcaccgGGAGCCGCGGTGGGACCCCGGACGGGAGCCAGCTCCCGCAGCACCGCCCCGCAGCGGCACCGCTGCACGGCCCGCCCCGTCTCTGGAAGcgttccaggccag gggacagggaccccgGGCCGGCATCCCACACTGA